One Kallotenue papyrolyticum genomic window carries:
- a CDS encoding M24 family metallopeptidase, whose translation MTTHRIERLRAALARAGLDALALVPGANLWYLLGLTIHPSERLAIAFIPAAGPIRVVLPALEQPRAAAEARVPVRWYPWRDDTGYEAVLRACAGDLQLGGRLGVEYTAMRLLELRAIEAVARVETIDATGLLAELRMVKDTDELAAMRAAVRAVEAGLAAAIAAIRPGVTEREIAAAWEQAMRAAGSAEPAFTTIVASGPNSANPHHTTGERQIQTGDLVILDGGARVGGYVSDITRTVAVGEIDAELRRVYEIVREANAAGVAAARPSVSGAQIDAAARSVIEQAGYGAYFIHRTGHGLGLETHEPPYLHAANRAPLPSGATFTVEPGIYLPGRGGVRIEDDVVLTDHGAERLTTFPRELIVC comes from the coding sequence ATGACGACTCACCGCATTGAACGCCTCCGCGCTGCCCTTGCACGGGCCGGTCTCGACGCGCTGGCCCTCGTCCCGGGCGCGAACCTGTGGTATCTGCTGGGCCTGACGATCCACCCCTCGGAGCGGCTGGCGATCGCCTTCATCCCCGCTGCCGGCCCAATCCGCGTGGTGCTGCCGGCGCTGGAGCAGCCACGCGCCGCAGCCGAAGCGCGCGTGCCGGTACGCTGGTATCCCTGGCGCGATGACACGGGCTACGAGGCGGTGTTGCGCGCCTGTGCCGGTGATCTGCAGCTCGGTGGACGGCTCGGCGTCGAATACACCGCCATGCGCCTACTGGAGCTGCGCGCCATCGAAGCGGTGGCGCGCGTTGAAACCATCGATGCCACCGGGCTGCTGGCCGAGCTGCGCATGGTCAAGGACACCGACGAACTCGCGGCCATGCGCGCGGCGGTGCGCGCCGTGGAAGCCGGCCTGGCAGCCGCGATCGCCGCGATCCGTCCGGGTGTGACCGAACGCGAGATCGCCGCAGCCTGGGAGCAGGCCATGCGCGCGGCGGGCAGCGCAGAACCTGCCTTCACCACCATCGTCGCGAGCGGTCCCAACAGCGCCAATCCCCACCATACTACCGGCGAGCGGCAGATCCAGACGGGCGATCTGGTGATCCTCGACGGCGGCGCGCGCGTCGGCGGCTACGTCTCGGACATCACGCGCACCGTGGCCGTGGGTGAGATCGACGCCGAGCTGCGCCGCGTGTATGAGATCGTGCGCGAGGCCAACGCGGCGGGTGTGGCCGCGGCGCGGCCGAGCGTGAGCGGCGCGCAGATCGATGCCGCGGCCCGCAGCGTGATCGAGCAGGCCGGCTACGGTGCGTATTTCATTCACCGTACCGGCCACGGCCTGGGTCTCGAGACGCACGAACCGCCCTACCTGCACGCGGCCAATCGCGCGCCCCTGCCGTCCGGCGCCACCTTCACCGTCGAACCCGGTATCTACCTGCCCGGACGCGGTGGCGTGCGCATCGAAGACGATGTGGTGCTGACCGACCACGGCGCTGAGCGGCTGACCACCTTTCCGCGCGAGTTGATCGTGTGCTAA
- a CDS encoding MFS transporter, translating into MAMRSRPALLTGLAYAAFISLGLPDGLTGVAWPSLRATFDLPLDALGALVTSSTVGYLLSSFSSGRVLARLGVGWLLTLSCLATALSLLGYSAAPQWMVMVGLSLLAGLGAGAIDAGLNTYAAEHFDPRTVNWLHASYGLGAASGPLIMSSVINAGASWRLGYLIVGASQALLAACFAWTRRRWHTDSSPEGAGPRAGASMLNTLALPIAWLSMLLFFLYSGLEFAAGQWVYTLLTAARGIDAVAASIWVSVYWGSLTVGRVLSGMIVARISVERLLRLCMGGALLGTLLLWLNLTPWLALSGLALLGLSLAPMFPSLIALTPARMGPLHTANTVGFQITAAMLGGAALVSGFGLIAERFGLEALGPFLLVVALLLTGTFALLERAPRRTTPG; encoded by the coding sequence ATGGCCATGCGATCGCGCCCGGCGCTGCTGACCGGGCTGGCCTATGCCGCGTTTATCAGCCTGGGCCTCCCCGATGGACTCACCGGGGTTGCCTGGCCATCGCTGCGCGCCACGTTTGACCTGCCGCTCGACGCGCTGGGCGCGTTGGTCACCAGCAGCACCGTGGGCTATCTGCTCTCGAGCTTCAGCAGCGGACGGGTGCTGGCGCGCCTAGGAGTAGGCTGGCTGTTGACGCTGAGTTGTCTGGCAACAGCGCTCAGCCTGCTGGGGTATAGCGCTGCGCCACAGTGGATGGTGATGGTTGGTCTGAGCCTGCTCGCCGGCCTCGGCGCGGGCGCCATCGATGCCGGCCTGAACACGTATGCCGCCGAGCACTTCGATCCGCGCACGGTCAATTGGCTGCATGCCTCGTATGGGCTGGGCGCGGCCAGCGGGCCACTGATCATGAGCAGCGTGATCAACGCCGGCGCCTCATGGCGCCTGGGCTACCTGATCGTCGGCGCGTCCCAGGCGCTGCTAGCCGCCTGCTTTGCCTGGACCCGCCGACGCTGGCACACTGACAGCTCGCCGGAGGGTGCCGGGCCACGCGCCGGCGCCTCCATGCTGAACACGCTGGCGTTGCCGATCGCCTGGCTGAGTATGCTGCTCTTCTTCCTGTACTCGGGCCTGGAATTCGCCGCGGGACAATGGGTGTATACCCTGCTGACCGCAGCGCGCGGCATCGATGCCGTGGCAGCAAGCATCTGGGTCAGCGTGTACTGGGGCAGCCTCACGGTTGGCCGCGTGCTGTCCGGGATGATCGTTGCGCGCATCAGCGTCGAGCGCTTGCTGCGTCTGTGCATGGGCGGTGCCCTGCTGGGCACGCTGCTGCTCTGGCTCAACCTTACGCCATGGCTGGCCCTGAGCGGTCTGGCGCTCCTTGGCCTCTCGCTCGCGCCGATGTTTCCATCGCTGATCGCACTCACGCCGGCACGCATGGGCCCGCTGCACACAGCTAACACGGTGGGCTTTCAGATCACCGCGGCTATGCTCGGCGGGGCGGCGTTGGTGAGCGGCTTTGGCCTGATCGCCGAGCGCTTCGGGCTGGAAGCCCTCGGCCCGTTTTTGCTGGTGGTGGCGCTGCTGCTGACCGGCACGTTTGCGCTCCTGGAGCGCGCTCCCCGCCGGACAACCCCAGGCTGA
- the rfbB gene encoding dTDP-glucose 4,6-dehydratase gives MRNLLVTGGAGFIGANFVQHMLQTYPDYRIVVFDKLTYAGNLNNLKPVADHPRYAFVQGDICDAAAVRSAIKQYDIDTIVNFAAETHVDRSILDPDAFVRTNVYGPYVLCEAAKDLRLERLHHISTDEVYGPIPSGRFREEDRFNPTSPYAAAKAGGELLVLSYFRTYNLPVTVTRGVNTYGPYQYPEKAIPLFVTNAIDDQPLPLYGDGSQVRDRLHALDHARAVDVVLHRGTLGEAYNVAADMEHTNIDVARRILRLLGKPETLIQPVADRPAHDVRYALDAGKLRALGWQPQIDFEQGLADTVRWYVENEWWWRPLKSGEYLEYYRRQYLERERTLAAEVLKS, from the coding sequence ATGCGCAACCTGCTTGTCACGGGCGGCGCCGGCTTCATCGGCGCGAACTTTGTGCAGCATATGCTGCAGACCTACCCCGACTACCGCATTGTGGTCTTCGATAAGCTGACCTATGCCGGCAACCTCAACAATCTGAAGCCGGTCGCCGACCATCCGCGCTATGCCTTTGTGCAGGGCGATATCTGCGATGCCGCCGCCGTGCGCAGCGCGATCAAACAATACGATATCGACACTATTGTCAACTTTGCTGCCGAGACGCACGTTGACCGCTCGATCCTCGATCCCGACGCGTTTGTGCGTACCAACGTGTACGGGCCCTACGTGCTGTGCGAGGCGGCCAAGGATCTGCGTCTGGAGCGCCTGCATCACATCTCCACCGATGAGGTGTACGGGCCGATCCCCAGCGGTCGGTTCCGCGAAGAAGATCGCTTCAACCCGACCAGTCCCTACGCGGCGGCCAAGGCCGGCGGCGAGCTGCTGGTGCTCTCCTATTTTCGAACCTACAACCTACCCGTGACCGTCACGCGCGGCGTCAATACCTACGGGCCGTATCAGTATCCCGAAAAGGCGATCCCGCTGTTTGTGACCAATGCCATCGACGATCAGCCGCTGCCGCTCTATGGCGACGGCAGCCAGGTGCGCGACCGGCTGCATGCGCTCGACCATGCCCGCGCCGTCGATGTGGTGCTGCACCGCGGCACGCTCGGCGAAGCCTACAACGTCGCCGCCGACATGGAGCATACCAATATCGACGTAGCGCGGCGCATCCTTCGCTTGCTGGGCAAGCCCGAAACGCTGATTCAGCCGGTCGCCGACCGCCCGGCGCATGACGTGCGCTATGCGCTGGATGCCGGCAAGCTGCGCGCGCTCGGCTGGCAACCGCAGATCGACTTCGAGCAGGGCCTGGCGGACACCGTGCGCTGGTACGTTGAGAACGAATGGTGGTGGCGACCGCTCAAGAGCGGCGAGTACCTGGAATACTACCGCCGCCAATACCTCGAACGCGAGCGCACGCTGGCCGCCGAGGTACTCAAGTCCTGA
- a CDS encoding CCA tRNA nucleotidyltransferase, with the protein MPVLTLPPAHAALLRDVAALLRAHGARGWLVGGALRDLLLGQPGDDLDLAVDGPALELARRFADATGGAWVLLDEPTQAARVVWARSPQDAAAPVQLDLVRLRAPTIEADLRLRDFTINALALPLEALPTTPDSAPITIAPAQVLDPTGGLEDLLQRRVLRMTGAQAFGDDPLRTLRAIRLAAQLDLSIEPATRAALEAHAPQIARVAQERVRDELLKLLRLPHVAPWLALMDQLGLLTAIIPELEPARGCAQPSQHVLPVFEHLLEAVAAWEWIADQLAGTSPSMSDAAVPLVLPAAVRAHPDLRLSLPDGAALLARMREPLVAGAERGAIFKLAVLLHDVGKPATKAVRAGRITFYEHQRVGAELAAGVAQRLRLGREAGTYLTLIVREHMRPGQLRALGPALTRRAIYRLLRDLGAAFPDLLLHSLADHLAARGHFLSRADWEQHVAWTAALLREDWQQHARSARPDRLVSGHDLITVLGIAPGPQIGRLLELIEEARFAGEVRTRDEALALAQRLRESAGGGGAPPQLPQRER; encoded by the coding sequence ATGCCGGTGCTAACGCTGCCGCCGGCCCACGCCGCGCTGTTGCGGGACGTAGCTGCGTTGCTGCGCGCGCACGGCGCGCGTGGCTGGCTGGTCGGCGGCGCGCTGCGCGACCTGCTTCTGGGACAGCCCGGCGATGATCTGGATCTGGCCGTGGATGGTCCCGCGCTGGAGCTGGCCCGTCGCTTCGCCGACGCCACCGGCGGCGCCTGGGTGCTGCTGGACGAGCCCACGCAGGCGGCGCGCGTGGTCTGGGCTCGGTCGCCGCAGGACGCGGCTGCGCCGGTGCAGCTCGATCTGGTGCGCCTGCGCGCGCCAACCATCGAGGCCGACCTGCGGCTGCGCGATTTCACGATCAACGCGCTGGCGCTGCCCCTGGAGGCGCTGCCAACAACGCCCGACAGCGCGCCGATCACCATCGCGCCGGCGCAGGTGCTCGATCCCACCGGTGGCCTGGAGGATCTGCTGCAGCGGCGCGTGCTGCGCATGACCGGGGCGCAGGCCTTTGGCGACGATCCGCTCCGAACGCTGCGCGCGATCCGGCTGGCCGCGCAGCTCGATCTCAGCATCGAGCCCGCGACCCGCGCGGCGCTGGAGGCACACGCGCCGCAGATCGCGCGCGTGGCGCAGGAACGCGTGCGCGACGAGCTGCTCAAGCTGTTGCGCCTGCCGCATGTCGCGCCCTGGCTGGCGCTCATGGATCAGCTCGGCTTGCTGACGGCGATCATCCCGGAGTTGGAGCCCGCGCGGGGGTGCGCGCAGCCGTCGCAGCATGTGTTGCCGGTCTTTGAGCACCTCCTGGAAGCGGTCGCCGCCTGGGAGTGGATCGCCGACCAGCTCGCGGGAACGTCACCGTCCATGTCGGACGCAGCAGTGCCTTTGGTGCTGCCGGCCGCCGTGCGCGCCCATCCCGATCTCCGCCTCAGCCTGCCGGATGGCGCGGCGCTGCTGGCACGCATGCGCGAGCCGCTGGTGGCAGGCGCTGAGCGCGGCGCGATCTTCAAGCTGGCGGTGCTGCTCCATGACGTGGGCAAGCCTGCCACGAAGGCGGTGCGTGCGGGGCGCATCACCTTCTACGAGCACCAGCGCGTCGGCGCCGAACTGGCCGCCGGGGTAGCGCAGCGGCTGCGGCTGGGCCGCGAGGCAGGTACGTACCTGACGCTCATTGTGCGTGAGCATATGCGACCGGGCCAGTTGCGCGCCCTAGGACCGGCGTTGACGCGACGTGCGATCTATCGGCTACTACGCGACCTGGGCGCTGCCTTTCCCGACCTGCTGCTCCACAGCCTGGCCGATCATCTGGCGGCGCGGGGGCACTTCCTCTCGCGCGCCGATTGGGAGCAGCATGTCGCCTGGACGGCAGCGCTGCTCCGCGAGGATTGGCAGCAGCATGCTCGGTCGGCGCGGCCTGATCGTCTGGTGAGCGGCCATGATCTGATCACCGTGCTGGGCATCGCGCCTGGGCCGCAGATCGGACGCCTGTTGGAGTTGATCGAAGAGGCGCGCTTTGCCGGCGAAGTGCGCACGCGCGACGAAGCTCTGGCGCTGGCGCAGCGCCTGCGAGAATCAGCGGGTGGGGGAGGTGCCCCGCCCCAGCTCCCGCAGCGGGAGCGGTAG
- a CDS encoding alkaline phosphatase family protein, which yields MPIIFVLIDGVGLAPAGPSNPVAAGFVRLRQTLGAPLSAGLRVERSGLYAASIDATLGLPGLPQSGSGHAAIYGGYNAAQAQGRHQPSFPSVAMRAHLQRWNLLLAARQQGARVAWANAYLPGYADAIAQRRLRHTAGTWSALAAGLPLAGIAEVLAGTALTWDIDRRLARRRPDGAALPLLEPHAAGAVLARLARRHDLVAFETYLPDLAAHGRLPLTVAEVLTTVDALLAGVIAALPADTTLVVTSDHGNSEDATTRSHTRNPVPLLALGPAAALFRDVQAIDQLAAALLAALQGGSSPHSTTRLEEPCRC from the coding sequence ATGCCGATCATTTTTGTGTTGATCGACGGCGTCGGGCTGGCGCCCGCCGGACCGTCCAATCCGGTGGCTGCCGGCTTTGTGCGCCTGCGTCAGACGCTGGGCGCGCCGCTAAGCGCCGGGCTACGTGTCGAACGTTCCGGCCTGTATGCCGCGTCGATCGACGCGACCCTGGGCCTGCCCGGTCTGCCACAGAGCGGTTCGGGCCATGCCGCGATCTACGGCGGCTACAACGCAGCGCAGGCGCAGGGCCGCCACCAGCCCAGCTTTCCGAGCGTGGCGATGCGCGCCCATTTACAGCGCTGGAATCTATTGCTGGCCGCGCGGCAGCAGGGCGCGCGCGTGGCCTGGGCCAACGCCTACCTGCCGGGCTACGCCGACGCGATCGCGCAGCGCCGTTTGCGCCACACCGCCGGCACCTGGTCGGCGTTGGCGGCGGGCCTGCCCCTGGCCGGCATTGCCGAAGTGTTGGCCGGCACGGCGCTGACCTGGGACATCGATCGGCGGCTGGCGCGCCGGCGGCCCGATGGCGCGGCGCTGCCCTTGCTCGAGCCCCACGCCGCCGGCGCGGTGCTGGCCCGTCTGGCGCGTCGTCACGACCTGGTCGCCTTCGAGACCTATCTGCCCGACCTGGCGGCACATGGTCGCCTGCCCTTGACGGTGGCGGAGGTCCTCACCACTGTCGATGCGCTGCTGGCCGGCGTGATCGCTGCGTTGCCCGCCGACACGACGCTGGTGGTCACCAGCGACCACGGCAACAGCGAAGACGCGACGACGCGCAGCCATACGCGCAATCCCGTGCCGTTGCTGGCGCTGGGCCCGGCGGCAGCGCTGTTCCGCGATGTGCAGGCCATCGATCAGCTTGCCGCAGCGCTGCTGGCCGCGCTACAAGGTGGGTCCTCGCCACACAGCACGACGCGCTTGGAGGAGCCATGCCGGTGCTAA
- the sucD gene encoding succinate--CoA ligase subunit alpha, which produces MSILIDTNTRLVVQGITGREGEFHTRQMLAYGTQVVAGVVPGRGGQSAIDGQVPVFNTVRQAVEATGANTSVIYVPAAFAPDAIREAADAGIQLIVCITEGIPANDMVPTYEFVRQRGARLIGPNCPGLLSPGKSKVGIIPGNIATPGPVGVVSKSGTLTYEAVDALTKIGLGQSTIVGIGGDPIIGTSFIDVLALFQDDPETEAIVLIGEIGGTAEQEAAAFIKERVTKPVVSFIAGQTAPPGKRMGHAGAIISGGEGTAQEKIAALEAVGARVAKLPTDIAQLVRDALAARS; this is translated from the coding sequence GTGAGCATTCTGATCGACACCAACACCCGACTGGTGGTGCAGGGCATCACCGGTCGCGAAGGCGAGTTCCACACACGCCAGATGCTGGCCTATGGCACGCAGGTGGTGGCCGGCGTCGTGCCGGGCCGTGGCGGACAGTCGGCAATTGACGGACAGGTGCCGGTGTTCAACACCGTGCGCCAGGCGGTGGAGGCGACCGGCGCCAACACCTCGGTGATCTACGTGCCGGCGGCCTTCGCGCCGGATGCCATCCGCGAGGCTGCCGACGCCGGCATCCAGTTGATCGTCTGCATTACAGAGGGCATTCCGGCCAACGATATGGTGCCGACCTATGAGTTTGTGCGCCAGCGCGGCGCGCGGTTGATCGGCCCCAACTGCCCCGGACTGCTCTCGCCGGGCAAGTCCAAGGTCGGCATCATCCCCGGCAACATTGCTACGCCCGGACCGGTAGGCGTGGTCTCCAAGTCCGGAACGCTGACCTATGAGGCGGTTGATGCGCTGACCAAGATCGGTCTGGGGCAGAGCACCATCGTCGGCATCGGCGGCGACCCGATCATCGGCACCAGCTTCATCGATGTGCTGGCGCTGTTCCAGGACGATCCCGAAACCGAGGCGATCGTGCTGATCGGCGAGATCGGCGGCACGGCGGAGCAGGAGGCGGCGGCCTTTATCAAGGAACGCGTCACCAAACCGGTGGTCAGCTTCATCGCCGGCCAGACCGCGCCGCCCGGCAAGCGCATGGGCCATGCCGGCGCGATCATCAGCGGCGGCGAGGGCACGGCGCAGGAGAAGATCGCCGCGCTGGAGGCGGTCGGCGCGCGTGTCGCCAAGCTGCCGACCGACATCGCGCAGTTGGTGCGCGATGCCCTGGCCGCGCGCAGCTAG
- the gmd gene encoding GDP-mannose 4,6-dehydratase, with the protein MKKRALITGITGQDGSYLAEFLLEQGYEVIGMIRRSSTVNFERIKHIQDRITLAPGDLMDEVSLIGLLREYRPTEVYNLAAQSFVQTSFSQPVFTGEVTGLGVTRLLDAIRIVDPEIRFYQASSSEMFGKVVEVPQRETTPFYPRSPYGVAKVYGHWITVNYRESYNLFACSGILFNHESPRRGLEFVTRKITHGVAQIKLGLANELRLGNLEAQRDWGYARDYVKAMWLMLQQDQPDDYVIATGQTHSVRRFCEIAFGHVGLDYRDYVVQDERFYRPAEVDLLVGDASKAREKLGWQPETSFEELVQMMVEADLKLLKQEHRL; encoded by the coding sequence ATGAAGAAACGCGCACTGATCACCGGTATCACCGGCCAGGATGGATCGTACCTGGCGGAGTTTCTGCTCGAACAGGGCTACGAGGTCATCGGCATGATCCGCCGCTCCTCGACGGTCAACTTCGAGCGCATCAAACACATTCAGGATCGCATCACGCTCGCGCCCGGCGACCTGATGGACGAGGTCTCGCTGATTGGGCTGCTGCGCGAATACCGCCCGACCGAGGTCTATAACCTGGCGGCGCAGAGCTTTGTGCAGACCTCGTTCTCGCAGCCGGTGTTCACGGGCGAGGTGACCGGGCTGGGCGTGACGCGCCTGCTGGACGCGATCCGCATCGTCGATCCCGAAATTCGCTTCTACCAGGCCTCCAGCTCGGAGATGTTCGGCAAGGTCGTGGAAGTGCCGCAGCGCGAAACGACGCCGTTCTATCCGCGCTCGCCCTACGGCGTGGCCAAGGTCTATGGCCATTGGATCACCGTCAACTATCGCGAGAGCTACAATCTGTTCGCCTGTTCGGGGATCTTGTTCAACCACGAAAGTCCGCGGCGCGGGTTGGAGTTCGTGACGCGCAAGATTACGCATGGCGTGGCGCAGATCAAGCTGGGCCTGGCCAACGAGCTGCGCCTGGGCAACCTGGAAGCGCAGCGCGACTGGGGCTACGCGCGCGACTATGTCAAAGCCATGTGGCTGATGTTGCAGCAAGATCAGCCCGACGACTATGTGATCGCTACCGGCCAGACCCATAGCGTGCGCCGCTTCTGCGAGATCGCCTTTGGGCATGTGGGGTTGGACTACCGCGATTACGTGGTGCAGGATGAGCGCTTCTACCGTCCCGCCGAGGTTGATCTGCTGGTCGGCGATGCCTCTAAGGCGCGGGAGAAGCTGGGCTGGCAGCCGGAAACGTCCTTTGAAGAGCTGGTCCAGATGATGGTCGAAGCCGATCTCAAGCTGCTGAAGCAGGAACATCGCTTGTAG
- a CDS encoding helix-turn-helix transcriptional regulator has protein sequence MPESLGQRIARLRAQLGWTQQELAERIGVSRVAISHFEMDLQIPSERTVALLAGVFDCEPRELVASTYYPPAKAERLPPIAARYTAIDRELLLLERDLAWLDRLAHLPQAPRFSHAVLHDWRERLAQLAAQAPDRHSRQRIAAAQQQVQHRLSAAGTPPEC, from the coding sequence ATGCCTGAGTCGCTCGGACAACGCATTGCCCGTCTGCGCGCGCAGCTCGGCTGGACCCAGCAGGAGCTGGCCGAGCGCATCGGCGTATCGCGCGTGGCCATTTCGCACTTCGAGATGGATCTGCAGATCCCCTCCGAACGGACGGTGGCGCTGCTGGCCGGCGTCTTCGACTGCGAGCCGCGCGAGCTGGTCGCCAGCACCTACTATCCGCCGGCCAAAGCCGAGCGTCTGCCCCCGATCGCGGCGCGCTACACCGCCATCGATCGCGAGTTGCTGCTGCTGGAGCGCGATCTGGCCTGGCTCGACCGCCTCGCGCATCTGCCGCAGGCGCCCCGCTTCAGCCACGCGGTGCTGCACGACTGGCGCGAACGGCTGGCGCAGCTTGCCGCGCAAGCGCCGGATCGCCACAGCCGGCAGCGCATCGCCGCAGCCCAGCAGCAGGTACAGCACCGCCTCAGCGCGGCGGGCACGCCGCCGGAGTGCTGA
- the sucC gene encoding ADP-forming succinate--CoA ligase subunit beta, with product MKLHEYQARDILERYGLPVTGGGVASTPEEARRIAEQIGGRVVIKAQVQVGGRGKAGGVKLADTPAQAEEVARQILGMDIKGLTVEKVLVAEAIDYEKELYLSAILDRGSKRIVLIASAEGGVEIEEVAKTNPQAIKKIAADPMLGLLDFQARELAFAIGLNDAKQARQFAAIASGIYRIFVENDASLVEINPLVIRKDGSLQALDSKILLDDSGLFRHPDLAALRDTAGEPEAELRAREADLTFIKLDGDIGCMVNGAGLAMATMDVIKLFGGEPANFLDIGGGANAQKVAAALNIILSDPNVKAVLINIFGGITRGDEVARGIVAALEQVERRVPMVVRLVGTNAEEGARILADAQLIPAASLAEAAQKVVEVARAA from the coding sequence ATGAAGCTGCATGAGTATCAGGCGCGCGATATTCTGGAGCGCTACGGCCTGCCGGTCACCGGTGGTGGCGTGGCATCCACTCCCGAAGAGGCGCGGCGTATTGCCGAACAGATCGGTGGCCGGGTGGTGATCAAAGCGCAGGTGCAGGTTGGCGGGCGCGGCAAGGCCGGCGGCGTCAAACTGGCCGACACGCCCGCGCAGGCCGAAGAGGTGGCGCGTCAGATCCTGGGTATGGACATCAAGGGCCTCACCGTCGAGAAGGTGCTGGTCGCCGAGGCCATCGACTACGAGAAAGAGCTCTATCTCTCGGCGATCCTCGACCGCGGCAGCAAACGCATCGTGCTGATCGCATCGGCTGAGGGTGGTGTCGAGATCGAAGAGGTGGCTAAGACCAATCCGCAAGCGATCAAAAAGATCGCTGCCGATCCGATGCTGGGTCTGCTCGACTTCCAGGCGCGCGAGCTGGCCTTTGCCATCGGCCTGAACGATGCCAAGCAAGCGCGTCAGTTCGCCGCGATCGCCAGTGGCATCTACCGCATCTTTGTGGAGAACGACGCCTCGCTGGTGGAGATCAACCCGCTGGTGATCCGCAAGGACGGCTCGCTCCAGGCGCTCGACTCCAAGATCCTGCTCGACGACTCAGGGCTGTTCCGCCATCCCGATCTGGCGGCGCTGCGCGATACGGCGGGCGAGCCCGAAGCCGAGCTGCGCGCGCGCGAGGCCGATCTGACCTTTATCAAGCTCGACGGCGATATCGGCTGCATGGTCAACGGCGCGGGCCTGGCCATGGCGACCATGGACGTGATCAAGCTCTTTGGCGGCGAGCCGGCTAACTTTTTGGATATCGGCGGCGGCGCGAACGCGCAGAAGGTGGCCGCGGCGCTCAACATCATTCTGAGCGATCCCAACGTCAAAGCCGTCCTGATCAACATCTTCGGCGGCATTACCCGCGGCGATGAGGTGGCGCGCGGCATCGTGGCGGCGCTGGAGCAGGTCGAGCGGCGCGTGCCGATGGTGGTGCGCCTGGTGGGCACCAACGCCGAGGAGGGCGCGCGCATCCTGGCCGACGCGCAATTGATCCCGGCGGCGTCGCTGGCCGAAGCGGCGCAGAAGGTGGTCGAGGTTGCCCGCGCCGCTTGA
- a CDS encoding class I SAM-dependent DNA methyltransferase, translating to MTDHQTSLPPYSTYAAYYDRSGQIRFAVMMDLYLQELLAVHAPPGRRLLDLGCGTGSLALLMAERGWQALGLDRSSAMLREARRKAARAPHLPVRFIEGDLRDFRIDTRVDLITCCYDTLNYLLDEHELEGCFSAVARVLRPRGLFCFDLATDYFLRVYWNDVSVQHFDNVTLIMESHYDERNGLSTLLLTGIERDAHGAEQRFREVHVERAYPDARVRELLEAQGLRVEGVYDCFTMQPPREQSLRLMYVARAGEATPA from the coding sequence ATGACCGATCACCAAACATCTCTGCCGCCCTACTCGACCTATGCCGCCTACTACGATCGCTCCGGGCAGATCCGCTTTGCGGTAATGATGGATCTGTACCTTCAGGAGCTGCTAGCTGTGCATGCGCCGCCCGGCCGGCGTCTGCTCGATCTGGGCTGCGGCACCGGCAGCCTGGCGCTGTTGATGGCCGAGCGCGGCTGGCAGGCGCTCGGCCTGGACCGCTCGTCGGCGATGCTGCGCGAGGCCCGCCGCAAAGCAGCGCGCGCGCCACACCTGCCGGTGCGTTTCATCGAGGGCGACCTGCGTGACTTCCGCATCGACACGCGCGTGGATCTGATCACCTGCTGCTACGACACGCTCAACTACCTGCTGGACGAGCACGAGCTGGAGGGCTGCTTTAGCGCAGTGGCGCGCGTGCTGCGTCCGCGTGGGCTGTTCTGCTTCGATCTGGCAACCGACTATTTTCTGCGCGTGTACTGGAACGACGTCAGCGTGCAGCACTTCGACAATGTGACGCTGATCATGGAAAGTCACTACGACGAGCGCAACGGCCTGTCCACCCTGCTGCTGACCGGCATCGAGCGCGATGCCCATGGCGCGGAACAGCGTTTTCGAGAGGTGCATGTTGAACGCGCCTATCCCGACGCACGCGTGCGCGAGCTGCTGGAAGCGCAGGGCTTGCGCGTCGAAGGCGTGTACGATTGCTTCACCATGCAGCCGCCGCGCGAGCAGAGCCTGCGCCTGATGTACGTGGCGCGCGCCGGAGAGGCCACCCCCGCATAG